A stretch of the Paenibacillus dendritiformis genome encodes the following:
- a CDS encoding NUDIX hydrolase, which translates to MMYNRVDVACALIFDQASENVVMVKNKKGDSCYWSLPGGAVEAGETLEAAVIRETKEEAGFEVEAGGLYSVSEALFSNCQCLH; encoded by the coding sequence ATGATGTATAACAGAGTTGATGTTGCGTGCGCATTAATATTTGATCAAGCCAGCGAGAATGTGGTGATGGTAAAAAATAAAAAAGGCGACTCCTGCTATTGGAGCCTTCCAGGCGGAGCAGTTGAAGCAGGGGAAACGCTAGAAGCGGCCGTAATACGTGAGACAAAAGAGGAAGCCGGATTTGAAGTTGAGGCAGGCGGGCTTTATTCGGTGAGTGAAGCTCTCTTTTCGAATTGTCAGTGCCTGCACTAA
- a CDS encoding 2-phosphoglycerate kinase, translating into MIILISGNSCTGKTLMSQRLLEKYLIPYFSVDHLKMGLYRSDSNCGFTPQDSDEAIGEKLWPIIKGMIMTSIENNQNMIIEGCYILARFIKDFEKPYSENIISVFLGFSTNYIKQNFDSNIVKHRSAIETRLYPEERTISRFIDEHDHFRRSCKEYGVPYFEIDQNYKEEIMKVYDFIEVQKRKMEAN; encoded by the coding sequence ATGATAATATTAATAAGCGGCAACAGTTGCACAGGGAAAACCTTAATGTCGCAAAGATTGCTTGAAAAATATTTGATTCCTTATTTTTCGGTCGATCACCTCAAAATGGGGTTATACAGATCGGATAGCAACTGCGGCTTTACACCACAGGATAGTGATGAAGCAATTGGCGAGAAGTTATGGCCGATCATTAAAGGGATGATTATGACGAGTATTGAAAATAATCAAAACATGATTATTGAAGGTTGTTATATCCTGGCTCGCTTTATCAAGGATTTTGAAAAACCATATTCCGAAAACATCATATCCGTGTTTCTCGGTTTTTCAACGAATTATATTAAACAAAACTTTGACTCCAACATAGTAAAGCATAGAAGCGCGATTGAAACCCGCCTCTATCCGGAAGAGCGCACGATCAGTCGATTCATCGATGAGCATGATCATTTTAGACGAAGCTGCAAGGAATATGGTGTTCCTTATTTTGAAATAGATCAAAATTATAAGGAAGAAATTATGAAGGTTTATGATTTTATTGAGGTTCAAAAACGTAAGATGGAAGCAAATTAA
- a CDS encoding DUF4357 domain-containing protein has translation MDTFIDNIKTVLPTLGYDLLIEPATNREKKNTTFYLDIGGLKATGYLSNNGFVVIKGSDLSLELKESLSMSYKNIREILIEKEVIKVDGNKYKFYKDYEFSSSSAAAATIVGYSINGRISWKDEKGKTLKQLEEESLIERDS, from the coding sequence ATGGACACTTTTATAGATAATATTAAAACTGTTTTACCAACATTAGGATACGATCTGTTAATAGAACCTGCGACGAATAGAGAAAAGAAGAACACAACATTTTATTTGGATATTGGAGGATTAAAAGCAACAGGATATCTTTCTAATAATGGATTTGTTGTAATCAAGGGAAGTGACCTGTCTCTGGAATTAAAAGAGTCCTTATCGATGTCCTATAAAAATATAAGAGAAATTTTAATTGAAAAAGAAGTGATCAAAGTAGACGGCAACAAATATAAATTTTACAAAGACTATGAATTTTCAAGCTCTTCAGCTGCTGCAGCTACTATTGTCGGGTATTCTATAAATGGAAGAATTTCATGGAAAGATGAAAAAGGCAAGACACTAAAGCAACTGGAAGAGGAATCATTAATTGAGAGGGACTCATAG
- a CDS encoding putative holin-like toxin: MNVEAAITIMILFGTFVLALLTYISDNYKKK; the protein is encoded by the coding sequence ATGAATGTAGAAGCAGCTATTACAATCATGATTCTTTTTGGCACCTTTGTGCTTGCACTACTAACATATATTTCGGATAACTACAAGAAAAAGTAA